Proteins found in one Bordetella genomosp. 11 genomic segment:
- the mctP gene encoding monocarboxylate uptake permease MctP, whose translation MDGHINWTALGVFIFFFVLVTVMGFAASRWQRGETTAHLDEWGLGGRRFGTWITWFLVGGDFYTAYTVIAVPALVYAVGAYGFFALPYTILVYPIVFAIMPRLWRVAQKAGHVTSADVVYARFQSRPLELAIAVTGVLATMPYIALQLVGMEVVIKALGLTGELPLAAAFVILALYTYSAGLRAPALIAFVKDLMIYIVVLVAIVLVPAKLGGYAAVFSSAGAAFAAKGGATGLTLKASQFLPYATLALGSALAAFMYPHTLTGIFAAKSADTIRKNAIFLPAYTLLLGLIAMLGYMAYAANLHPQTPNDVVPALFNSLFPSWFAGFAFAAIAIGALVPAAVMSIGAANLFTRNFWKAYVNPSVTPAGEAKVAKIVSLVVKVGALVFILFVPTQFALDLQLLGGVWILQTFPAVVFGLFFGWFRGGPLLLGWLVGLATGTTLAYMDGIKPVHAFVVGGDTYGIYTGLAALAVNIIVAVVAQLVMGMVSGPQGARRSA comes from the coding sequence ATGGACGGCCATATCAATTGGACCGCCCTGGGCGTGTTCATTTTCTTTTTCGTGCTGGTGACCGTCATGGGCTTCGCGGCGTCGCGCTGGCAGCGCGGCGAGACGACGGCGCATCTGGATGAATGGGGCCTGGGCGGACGCCGCTTCGGTACCTGGATCACCTGGTTCCTGGTCGGCGGCGACTTCTATACCGCGTACACCGTCATTGCCGTGCCCGCGCTGGTCTACGCCGTGGGCGCCTACGGGTTTTTCGCGCTGCCGTACACCATTCTTGTCTATCCCATCGTATTCGCCATCATGCCGCGGCTGTGGCGGGTGGCGCAGAAGGCCGGACACGTCACCTCGGCCGATGTCGTCTATGCGCGCTTCCAGTCGCGCCCCCTGGAGCTGGCCATCGCCGTCACCGGCGTGCTGGCGACGATGCCCTACATCGCGCTGCAGCTGGTCGGCATGGAAGTGGTCATCAAGGCGCTGGGCCTGACCGGCGAACTGCCCCTGGCTGCCGCCTTCGTGATCCTGGCCCTGTATACCTATTCCGCCGGCCTGCGGGCGCCCGCGCTGATCGCCTTCGTCAAGGACCTGATGATCTATATCGTCGTCCTGGTGGCCATTGTGCTGGTGCCGGCCAAGCTGGGCGGTTACGCCGCGGTGTTCTCCTCCGCCGGCGCGGCGTTCGCCGCGAAAGGCGGTGCCACGGGACTGACGCTGAAGGCATCGCAATTTCTTCCGTATGCGACGCTGGCGCTGGGGTCCGCCCTCGCGGCCTTCATGTACCCGCACACCTTGACCGGTATCTTCGCCGCCAAGAGCGCCGACACCATCCGCAAGAACGCGATCTTCCTGCCGGCCTATACGCTGCTGCTGGGCCTGATCGCCATGCTGGGATACATGGCCTACGCCGCCAACCTGCATCCGCAGACGCCCAATGACGTGGTGCCGGCGCTGTTCAATTCGCTGTTCCCCAGCTGGTTCGCGGGCTTTGCCTTCGCCGCCATCGCCATCGGTGCCCTGGTGCCCGCGGCCGTGATGTCGATCGGCGCGGCCAACCTGTTCACGCGCAACTTCTGGAAGGCCTATGTGAACCCGTCGGTGACGCCGGCGGGCGAAGCCAAGGTGGCCAAGATCGTTTCGCTCGTCGTCAAGGTGGGCGCGCTGGTCTTCATCCTGTTCGTGCCCACGCAGTTCGCGCTGGACCTGCAACTGCTGGGCGGCGTGTGGATCCTGCAGACTTTCCCCGCCGTGGTGTTCGGGCTGTTCTTCGGCTGGTTCCGCGGCGGTCCGCTGCTGCTGGGCTGGCTCGTGGGCCTGGCCACCGGCACCACGCTGGCGTACATGGACGGCATCAAGCCCGTGCACGCCTTCGTGGTGGGTGGCGACACCTATGGCATCTATACCGGCCTGGCGGCTCTGGCCGTGAACATCATCGTCGCGGTCGTCGCGCAGCTTGTGATGGGCATGGTGTCAGGCCCGCAGGGCGCGCGCCGGAGCGCCTGA
- a CDS encoding DnaJ C-terminal domain-containing protein gives MEFKDYYDILGVTRDVGEDDLRRAYRKLARQYHPDVSKEADAEVRMRDINEAYDVLRDAEKRAAYDNLAAGVSANGAHRPPPGWDQGFEFSSAHGGEDTDFSEFFSSLFGNATRGRARGFRARGEDHHATIEVELEDTLHGATREISLRSMKMDDQGRPRLQERKLSVKIPQGIREGQRIRLAGQGMAGYAGGAAGDLYLEVRLRPHSLYRVDGRDLTLRLPVAPWEAALGGTVTAPTPGGPVEVAIPAGSRNGGKLRLKGRGLPGKPPGDLYLELEIALPPANTPAAQEAYRNLQRQAPFDPRAKFGR, from the coding sequence ATGGAGTTCAAGGATTACTACGACATACTGGGCGTGACGCGGGACGTCGGCGAGGACGACCTGCGCCGCGCTTACCGCAAGCTGGCGCGGCAATACCATCCCGACGTCAGCAAGGAAGCCGACGCCGAAGTGCGCATGCGGGACATCAACGAAGCCTATGACGTCTTGCGCGACGCGGAAAAGCGGGCGGCGTACGACAACCTGGCGGCAGGCGTGTCCGCCAACGGCGCGCACCGGCCGCCGCCGGGCTGGGACCAGGGCTTCGAGTTCAGCTCCGCCCACGGCGGCGAGGACACCGACTTCAGCGAGTTTTTCTCGTCGCTGTTCGGCAATGCGACGCGCGGGCGCGCGCGCGGTTTTCGCGCGCGCGGCGAGGACCACCATGCCACGATAGAAGTCGAGCTGGAGGACACGCTGCATGGCGCCACCCGGGAAATCAGCCTGCGGTCCATGAAGATGGACGACCAGGGACGGCCGCGCCTGCAGGAACGCAAGTTAAGCGTGAAGATCCCCCAAGGGATCCGCGAAGGGCAACGCATCCGTCTGGCCGGCCAGGGCATGGCGGGCTACGCCGGCGGCGCGGCGGGCGACCTCTACCTGGAGGTCCGCCTGCGGCCGCATTCCCTGTACCGGGTGGACGGACGCGATTTGACGCTAAGGCTGCCCGTGGCGCCGTGGGAAGCGGCGCTGGGCGGTACCGTCACGGCGCCGACCCCGGGCGGGCCGGTGGAAGTGGCGATACCGGCCGGGTCGCGCAACGGCGGAAAGCTGCGCCTGAAAGGCCGTGGCCTGCCCGGCAAGCCGCCCGGAGATCTGTACCTGGAGCTGGAAATCGCCTTGCCGCCAGCCAATACGCCCGCGGCGCAGGAAGCCTACCGGAATCTGCAGCGTCAAGCACCCTTCGACCCGCGCGCCAAGTTCGGGCGTTGA
- the phnD gene encoding phosphonate ABC transporter substrate-binding protein, with protein sequence MLRRTFCALIATAAISAPAFAQDVKTLNFGIISTESSSNLRSAWQPVIDDLSKVLGVPVQPFFASDYAGIIEGMRFNKVQMAWYGNLSAIEAVDRSQGEVFAHVIDKDGNPGYWSVLVTAKDGKVKSLDDVLKNGKTLSYGAGDPNSTSGTAVPGYYLWGANKIDPKSFFKNFRIANHETNLLSAMNGQVDVAITNTEALERYKVNTGKSPEDKISILWKSPLIPADPLVWRADLPAALKQKIQGFFVNYGQKGPDAAQELEKLKKLGYKGFVVSDNTQLLPIRQINLAGQRAKVESDTTLSAQAKQQKLAEIDGKLADLAEQAASVKSQQ encoded by the coding sequence ATGCTTCGCAGAACTTTTTGCGCCCTCATCGCCACGGCGGCCATTTCCGCGCCGGCGTTCGCCCAGGACGTGAAGACCTTGAACTTCGGCATTATCTCGACGGAATCGTCGAGCAATCTGCGCAGCGCATGGCAGCCCGTCATCGACGATCTGAGCAAGGTCCTCGGTGTCCCGGTCCAGCCTTTTTTCGCATCCGACTATGCCGGCATCATCGAGGGCATGCGCTTTAACAAAGTGCAGATGGCATGGTATGGCAACCTGTCCGCCATCGAAGCCGTGGACCGCTCGCAGGGCGAAGTTTTCGCCCACGTGATCGATAAGGACGGCAATCCCGGCTACTGGTCGGTGCTGGTGACGGCCAAGGACGGCAAGGTCAAGTCGCTGGACGATGTGCTGAAGAACGGCAAGACGCTGAGCTACGGCGCGGGCGATCCCAATTCGACCTCCGGCACCGCCGTTCCCGGGTACTACCTGTGGGGCGCCAACAAGATCGATCCCAAGTCCTTCTTCAAGAACTTCCGCATCGCCAACCACGAAACCAATCTGCTGTCGGCGATGAATGGCCAGGTCGATGTGGCCATCACCAATACGGAAGCCCTGGAGCGCTACAAGGTCAACACCGGCAAATCGCCGGAAGACAAGATCAGTATCCTCTGGAAGTCGCCCTTGATCCCGGCCGATCCGCTGGTGTGGCGCGCCGACCTGCCCGCGGCCCTGAAACAGAAGATCCAGGGGTTCTTCGTGAATTACGGACAGAAGGGTCCCGACGCGGCGCAGGAGCTCGAAAAGCTGAAGAAGCTGGGCTACAAGGGCTTCGTCGTTTCCGACAATACGCAGCTGCTGCCGATCCGCCAGATCAACCTGGCCGGCCAGCGCGCCAAGGTCGAAAGCGATACGACCCTGAGCGCGCAAGCCAAGCAGCAGAAGCTGGCGGAAATCGACGGCAAGCTGGCCGACCTGGCCGAGCAGGCCGCCTCCGTCAAGTCGCAGCAGTAA
- the phnE gene encoding phosphonate ABC transporter, permease protein PhnE has translation MSATLSPARPAPQSPRGSLPTMLAWAIIIALLAASWQGADMRPLDLFRDSGNMSQFLQDFFPPNFRDWRMYLEEMLVTVQIAIWGTFLAVVLAVPMSLLCSSNIVPAWVHQPVRRLMDACRAINEMVFAMLFIVAVGLGPFAGVLALWVHTLGVLAKLFSEAVEAIDPRPVEGVRATGAGAIEEIVFGVIPQVLPLWISYSLYRFESNVRSASVVGIVGAGGIGMVLWEIIRSFQYGQTCAVMIIIILFVTAIDVLSSRIRKIFI, from the coding sequence ATGAGTGCCACCTTGTCTCCGGCGCGGCCCGCGCCTCAATCGCCCAGGGGCTCGCTGCCCACCATGCTGGCATGGGCGATCATCATCGCCCTGCTGGCCGCGTCGTGGCAGGGGGCCGACATGCGCCCGCTGGACCTGTTCCGCGATTCCGGGAACATGTCGCAGTTCCTGCAGGATTTCTTTCCGCCGAACTTCCGCGATTGGCGCATGTATCTGGAAGAGATGCTGGTCACCGTGCAGATCGCCATCTGGGGTACTTTCCTGGCGGTAGTGCTGGCGGTGCCCATGAGCCTGCTGTGCTCTTCCAACATCGTGCCGGCGTGGGTGCACCAGCCCGTGCGCCGGCTGATGGACGCCTGCCGCGCCATCAACGAGATGGTGTTCGCCATGCTGTTCATCGTGGCCGTGGGCCTGGGGCCGTTCGCCGGGGTGCTGGCCCTGTGGGTACACACCCTGGGCGTGCTGGCCAAGCTGTTCTCCGAGGCGGTGGAGGCCATCGATCCGCGGCCGGTCGAAGGCGTGCGGGCCACCGGCGCGGGCGCAATCGAAGAGATCGTCTTCGGTGTCATCCCGCAGGTCCTGCCGTTGTGGATTTCCTATTCCTTGTACCGCTTCGAATCCAACGTGCGCTCGGCGTCGGTGGTGGGCATCGTGGGCGCGGGCGGCATCGGGATGGTGTTGTGGGAAATCATCCGCAGCTTCCAGTACGGCCAGACCTGCGCGGTGATGATCATCATCATCCTGTTCGTGACCGCCATCGACGTGCTGTCCTCGCGCATCCGAAAAATCTTTATCTGA
- a CDS encoding sensor domain-containing diguanylate cyclase translates to MGKVHISRAQGLFRRHPLTIQQQIVLLAGTLCLALVAAAAGGAAYMGQRQTRDLIEQHVADIASAMAHTLDRDMFERFREIRNLAEGPTLRSMDPGTLRGLLTVRQQSMTDYAWIGVTDPDGKVIAATQRRLEGDSVARRLWFQRGRESPNIGDVRESRMLNELLERPRGKGFRFVEISAPIVEDGRLVGVLGAHLSWTWAADVRRAMLEADTSGGVRDLWILSSDGTMLLGPHLGSRPFSDEQIARMRASRQGYFELQSDAGEMLTGYALASGYRDYPGRNWIIVAQQPARNAYVAVRRLEWRVLILSILISIAGIALTWTIANRIARPLRALTKAASHLGRDESVTMLPRLAGAREIVDLSATLRSLMRRLDVEQARAEHVQRRAQIEEQRYVQEISELRKAAGIDPLSGLLNRRSFLYAAAMLMAEQSARLGQVAVIMADIDFFKLVNDNHGHGAGDATIRKVGEILTSSVREQDLVARFGGEEFVILLAGASPNAVLATAERMRRNVQQTPIEYHNVTIRITISLGIAVASARDGDIQTIIESADHALYRAKQRGRNRAVLSA, encoded by the coding sequence ATGGGTAAAGTTCACATCAGCCGGGCACAAGGCTTGTTTCGTCGTCATCCACTCACGATCCAACAGCAGATTGTCCTGCTGGCCGGCACCCTCTGTCTGGCCCTGGTGGCGGCGGCAGCCGGTGGCGCGGCCTACATGGGCCAGCGCCAGACCCGGGATCTGATCGAACAGCACGTGGCGGATATCGCCAGCGCGATGGCCCATACGCTGGATCGCGACATGTTCGAGCGCTTCCGGGAAATCCGCAACCTTGCCGAAGGGCCGACCTTGCGCAGCATGGACCCCGGTACCCTGCGCGGCCTGCTGACGGTCCGCCAGCAATCCATGACGGACTATGCCTGGATCGGTGTCACCGACCCCGACGGCAAGGTGATCGCCGCCACCCAGCGCAGGCTGGAGGGCGACTCCGTGGCGCGGCGCCTGTGGTTCCAGCGCGGCCGGGAATCGCCCAATATCGGTGACGTCCGCGAATCCCGCATGCTCAATGAACTGCTGGAACGGCCGCGCGGCAAAGGCTTCCGCTTCGTGGAAATTTCCGCGCCCATCGTCGAGGACGGCCGCCTGGTCGGCGTGCTGGGCGCGCACCTGAGCTGGACCTGGGCGGCCGACGTGCGCCGCGCCATGCTGGAGGCCGATACCTCGGGCGGCGTGCGGGATCTGTGGATCCTGTCCTCCGACGGCACCATGCTGCTCGGACCTCACCTGGGCAGCAGGCCCTTTTCCGACGAACAGATCGCCCGCATGCGCGCATCCCGCCAAGGCTACTTCGAGCTGCAGAGTGACGCCGGCGAAATGTTGACTGGCTATGCCCTGGCATCGGGCTATCGCGACTATCCTGGCCGCAATTGGATCATCGTGGCGCAACAACCTGCCCGCAACGCCTATGTGGCAGTGCGGCGCCTAGAATGGCGGGTCCTGATCCTGAGCATCCTTATCAGCATCGCCGGCATCGCCCTGACCTGGACCATCGCCAACCGCATCGCCCGGCCCTTGCGCGCGCTGACCAAAGCGGCCAGCCACCTAGGCCGCGACGAATCGGTCACCATGCTGCCGCGCCTGGCGGGCGCGCGCGAGATCGTCGATCTTTCCGCCACGCTGCGCTCGCTGATGCGGCGCCTGGACGTCGAACAGGCGCGCGCCGAACACGTCCAGCGCCGCGCGCAGATCGAAGAGCAGCGCTACGTGCAGGAAATCAGCGAACTGCGCAAGGCCGCGGGGATCGATCCGCTTTCCGGCCTGCTGAACCGGCGCTCCTTCCTGTACGCGGCCGCCATGCTGATGGCCGAACAGAGCGCCCGCCTGGGACAGGTCGCCGTCATCATGGCGGACATCGACTTCTTCAAGCTCGTCAACGACAACCACGGGCACGGAGCCGGCGACGCGACCATCCGCAAAGTCGGTGAAATCCTGACGTCTTCCGTGCGCGAACAGGATCTGGTCGCCCGTTTCGGCGGCGAGGAGTTCGTCATCCTGCTCGCGGGGGCATCGCCGAATGCCGTCCTTGCCACCGCCGAGCGCATGCGCCGCAATGTGCAGCAAACGCCGATCGAATATCACAACGTCACCATACGCATCACCATCAGCCTGGGAATCGCCGTGGCCAGCGCGCGCGACGGCGACATCCAGACCATCATCGAAAGCGCCGACCACGCCTTGTACCGCGCCAAGCAGCGCGGCCGCAATCGCGCCGTCCTGTCGGCCTGA
- a CDS encoding COG4315 family predicted lipoprotein produces MKRSYLAITLFCGAIAVSAVQAQPAMQGKTDKGPALVDQKNMTLYTYDKDAQGKSNCNGQCAANWPPLAAGSDAKPTGKWTIVTRDDGSKQWAYGGMPLYTFKKDTKPGQATGDGAGGGTWHIAKP; encoded by the coding sequence ATGAAACGCTCATATCTCGCCATCACCCTGTTTTGCGGCGCGATCGCCGTGTCCGCCGTACAGGCCCAGCCGGCCATGCAAGGCAAGACCGACAAAGGCCCCGCCCTGGTCGATCAGAAGAACATGACGCTGTATACCTACGACAAGGACGCCCAGGGCAAGTCCAATTGCAATGGCCAATGCGCCGCCAACTGGCCTCCCCTCGCCGCGGGCAGCGATGCCAAGCCCACCGGCAAGTGGACCATCGTCACGCGCGATGACGGCAGCAAGCAATGGGCATACGGCGGCATGCCGCTGTACACGTTCAAGAAAGACACCAAGCCGGGCCAGGCCACCGGCGATGGCGCGGGCGGCGGTACCTGGCATATCGCCAAGCCATAG
- the mog gene encoding molybdopterin adenylyltransferase: protein MSHTASRLTRSHPDELIVGLVSISDRASQGTYEDLGIPALRDWLGEALASPWQAVARLIPDEQAAISAALVELVDDVGCDLVLTTGGTGPARRDVTPEATLAIATREMPGFGEQMRQISLKFVPTAILSRQVAVLRETADHAALIINLPGQPKAIKETLEGLRDAQGAVATPGIFAAVPYCIDLIGGPYMETRPDVVKAFRPKSALRK from the coding sequence ATGAGCCATACCGCCTCGCGTCTCACGCGCAGCCATCCCGATGAATTGATCGTCGGCCTTGTGTCCATATCCGATCGGGCCTCGCAGGGTACCTACGAAGACCTCGGCATCCCGGCCCTGCGCGATTGGCTGGGAGAGGCGCTGGCATCGCCCTGGCAAGCGGTCGCCCGCCTGATACCGGACGAGCAGGCAGCGATTTCCGCCGCGCTGGTCGAGCTGGTGGACGACGTCGGCTGCGATCTGGTCCTGACCACCGGCGGTACGGGGCCTGCCCGCCGCGATGTGACGCCGGAGGCGACGCTGGCGATAGCCACCCGCGAAATGCCGGGCTTCGGCGAGCAAATGCGGCAGATCAGTTTGAAATTCGTGCCCACCGCCATTCTGTCGCGGCAGGTCGCGGTGCTGCGCGAAACCGCCGATCACGCCGCGCTGATCATCAACCTGCCCGGGCAGCCGAAGGCCATCAAGGAAACCCTGGAGGGTTTGCGCGACGCGCAGGGCGCCGTGGCGACGCCCGGCATCTTCGCGGCGGTGCCGTATTGCATAGACCTGATCGGCGGTCCCTACATGGAAACGCGTCCGGACGTGGTCAAGGCGTTCCGCCCGAAGTCGGCGCTGCGCAAGTAA
- a CDS encoding phosphonate degradation HD-domain oxygenase — MSEALTLSRVESLFSGYGSAYYGREAVTQTEHALQCAALAEQAGESTATIVASLLHDIGHLLMAESALEDKRHQDIGARALLGLVGESVVAPVRLHVPAKRYLCAVDAGYWDTLSQASKDTLVLQGGPFTPEEAQAFERLPYFAEAVRLRKYDDLAKVAGAATPPLRHYLDLLETVAA; from the coding sequence ATGTCCGAAGCCCTGACCCTGTCGCGCGTCGAAAGCCTGTTTTCGGGCTACGGCAGCGCCTATTACGGCCGCGAGGCCGTCACCCAGACCGAACACGCGCTGCAATGCGCGGCGCTGGCCGAACAGGCCGGCGAGTCGACGGCCACCATCGTCGCCAGCCTGCTGCACGACATCGGCCACCTGCTGATGGCCGAAAGCGCGCTGGAGGACAAGCGCCATCAGGACATCGGCGCGCGCGCGCTGCTGGGCCTGGTCGGCGAAAGCGTGGTCGCGCCCGTGCGGCTGCATGTACCCGCCAAGCGCTATCTGTGCGCCGTGGACGCGGGCTACTGGGACACGCTGTCCCAGGCTTCGAAGGATACGCTGGTGCTGCAGGGCGGCCCCTTCACGCCGGAAGAAGCCCAGGCCTTCGAACGCCTGCCGTATTTCGCCGAAGCCGTGCGCCTGCGCAAGTACGACGACCTGGCCAAGGTGGCGGGGGCGGCCACGCCCCCGCTGCGGCATTACCTGGATCTGCTGGAAACCGTCGCCGCCTGA
- the infA gene encoding translation initiation factor IF-1: MAKEELIELDGIVDEVLPDARYRVTLDNGVEVGAYASGRLRKHRIRILAGDRVTLEMSPYDLTKGRINFRHKDANPAPRPSGTGYRPSARR; this comes from the coding sequence ATGGCGAAAGAAGAACTGATTGAACTCGACGGCATCGTCGACGAAGTGCTGCCCGACGCGCGCTACCGCGTCACGCTGGACAACGGCGTTGAAGTCGGCGCCTATGCGTCCGGCCGCCTGCGCAAGCACCGCATCCGCATCCTGGCGGGCGATCGCGTAACGCTGGAAATGTCGCCCTACGATTTGACCAAGGGCCGCATCAATTTCCGCCACAAGGACGCCAACCCCGCGCCGCGCCCCAGCGGAACGGGCTATCGCCCCTCTGCCCGCCGCTAA
- a CDS encoding acyltransferase family protein, which translates to MGLLRTLFALSVVLDHSPFNGGNMLVGGRLAVQLFYVISGFLISYILNTNEAYRSTGRFYENRLLRLFPTYLAVAAVALALNWVANPEFLDVYRRSPNSADLFLMLSNLFIVGQDWLMFFGIKGGSLVLTGSYADSDVPLYQGLLVPQAWTLGVELSFYLIAPFVLRSMRRVVLLFVASLALRAVLLLAGVAQSDPWTYRFFPLELALFLSGALSHRLLLPMWQRLSERFRYLPELATGLFVIYTLFHFSVPINHNLRDALALAAFAGILPLTFIHQARHRLDKKIGQLSYPIYISHSVAILLVHQAAGWIGLTDALAISTLNVLLSLLLAALLWSMIDSKVDKIRERVKSGDRSGAPARALRA; encoded by the coding sequence ATGGGTTTGCTCAGGACGTTATTCGCGCTATCGGTGGTACTGGACCATTCCCCTTTCAATGGCGGCAATATGCTGGTGGGAGGACGGCTTGCGGTGCAGCTGTTCTATGTAATCTCGGGGTTCCTGATTTCCTATATCCTGAACACCAACGAGGCCTATCGCAGCACGGGGCGCTTTTACGAGAACCGCCTGCTGCGGCTGTTTCCGACCTATCTCGCCGTCGCGGCGGTGGCCCTGGCATTGAATTGGGTTGCCAATCCCGAATTCCTCGATGTCTATCGGCGCAGCCCCAACAGCGCGGACCTGTTCCTGATGCTGTCCAATCTATTCATCGTCGGCCAGGACTGGCTGATGTTCTTCGGCATCAAGGGTGGCTCGCTGGTCCTGACCGGCAGCTACGCCGACAGCGACGTGCCGCTGTACCAGGGCCTGCTCGTGCCGCAGGCGTGGACGCTGGGCGTGGAACTCAGCTTCTATCTCATCGCCCCGTTCGTCCTGCGCTCGATGCGCCGCGTCGTGCTGCTGTTCGTGGCATCGCTGGCATTGCGCGCGGTACTGCTGCTCGCCGGCGTGGCGCAGTCGGACCCATGGACCTACCGTTTCTTCCCGCTGGAACTGGCGTTGTTCCTGTCCGGCGCGCTGTCGCACCGGCTGCTGCTGCCGATGTGGCAGCGGCTGAGCGAGCGCTTCCGCTACCTGCCGGAACTGGCCACCGGCCTATTCGTCATCTACACGCTGTTCCACTTTTCCGTGCCGATCAACCACAACCTGCGCGACGCGCTGGCACTGGCGGCTTTCGCCGGCATCCTGCCGCTGACCTTTATCCATCAGGCACGCCATCGCCTGGATAAAAAAATCGGGCAGCTCAGCTACCCGATCTATATCTCGCATTCCGTGGCGATCCTGCTGGTGCATCAGGCCGCCGGCTGGATCGGCCTGACCGACGCGCTGGCGATCTCGACCCTGAATGTGCTGCTATCGCTGCTGCTGGCCGCATTGCTGTGGAGCATGATCGATAGCAAGGTCGATAAAATCCGCGAGCGCGTCAAGTCGGGCGATCGGTCAGGCGCTCCGGCGCGCGCCCTGCGGGCCTGA
- a CDS encoding DUF3311 domain-containing protein, translating into MWILLLLPFIGLLWVPFYNQALPELFGFPFFYWYQLLWVPITAFLTWIVYRSQRKEGDE; encoded by the coding sequence ATGTGGATTCTTCTATTGCTGCCGTTCATCGGCTTGCTATGGGTGCCGTTCTATAACCAGGCCCTGCCCGAGCTGTTCGGTTTCCCTTTCTTCTATTGGTATCAGCTCCTGTGGGTGCCGATCACCGCGTTCCTGACGTGGATCGTCTACCGCAGCCAGCGTAAAGAAGGGGACGAATAA
- the phnC gene encoding phosphonate ABC transporter ATP-binding protein, with amino-acid sequence MSYAIDVRDVSKSFRAGQKALDGVSLQVRDGEMVALLGASGSGKSTLLRHLAGFVAADGGAGEIRVNGDLIQRNGRISRDVRRARARIGFVFQQFNLVGRLPVITNVLAGMLPRVPLYRSLLRWFLRGEIQVGLDALAQVGIESHAFQRASNLSGGQQQRAAIARTLVQNARTILADEPIASLDPESSRRVMDTLAQINRTRGVAVVVSLHQVDVAMRYCPRVVALRHGKVVYDGPSSKLTAEMLQDLYGAELGELMPAAAPAAADAPQSPMGRPQLAAA; translated from the coding sequence ATGAGTTATGCAATCGATGTGCGCGACGTCAGCAAGTCCTTCCGCGCCGGCCAGAAAGCCCTGGACGGAGTCAGCCTGCAGGTGCGCGACGGTGAGATGGTGGCCTTGCTGGGCGCGTCCGGTTCCGGCAAGTCCACGCTGTTGCGTCACCTGGCCGGGTTCGTCGCGGCCGATGGCGGCGCCGGCGAGATCCGCGTCAACGGCGACCTGATCCAGCGCAACGGCCGCATCAGCCGCGACGTGCGGCGCGCGCGTGCCCGCATCGGCTTCGTCTTCCAGCAATTCAACCTGGTGGGCCGCCTGCCGGTCATTACCAACGTGCTGGCCGGCATGCTGCCGCGCGTGCCGCTGTATCGCAGCCTGCTGCGCTGGTTCCTGCGCGGCGAGATCCAGGTGGGCCTGGACGCCCTGGCGCAGGTCGGCATCGAAAGCCACGCCTTTCAGCGTGCGTCCAATTTGTCCGGCGGCCAGCAGCAGCGCGCGGCCATCGCGCGTACCCTGGTGCAGAACGCCCGTACCATCCTGGCCGACGAACCGATCGCCTCGCTGGACCCCGAATCGTCGCGCCGCGTGATGGATACGCTGGCGCAAATCAATCGCACGCGCGGCGTCGCCGTCGTGGTGTCGCTGCATCAGGTCGATGTGGCCATGCGTTATTGCCCGCGTGTCGTTGCCCTGCGCCATGGCAAGGTCGTCTACGACGGCCCCTCATCCAAATTGACCGCCGAAATGCTGCAGGACCTGTATGGCGCCGAGCTGGGCGAATTGATGCCCGCGGCGGCGCCGGCCGCCGCCGATGCACCGCAGTCCCCGATGGGCCGTCCGCAGCTGGCGGCGGCCTGA